The Pseudodesulfovibrio cashew genomic sequence CGCCCTGAGGTTCGTGCCCAGAGAGGACCTGGCAAAGGAAGGCTACGGCGAGTTCATCAAGTTGTTTGAGTAACCCTTGAAAGTAACGCATTGCCGGGGGAATCCGTCCGCAGGGCGGGTTCCCCTTTCATTTGCGGAACCAAGCCGGAATTCTAAGCCCCTTGGCAATTAGGCGGGAGTAGGCTAATTGCCGACTGAACCATGCGTGCATTCCTGCTGACTTTTCTTTTCACGGCGTTGCTGCCGCTCGTCGCCCTGGCCGGGGCGGACGATTACCGCTATCCCTTTGGCAATCCCCTTCAGGCAACCGTGTACGGCACGCCCCCGGACCTCATATATGACACAAAGGGCGAAGTGCCGCTCAAGATCCGCTCCATTCAGATCAAGGGGCGGACCATCCCGGACATCTTTTCGCATGACAGCGAGATGTTCTACTCAACCGCGCTGCACGACGGCCCGGCTCCGCTGGTCTTCGTCATCGCCGGGACAGGGGCCGAGCACAAGTCCGCCAAGATGGTTTTCCTGACCCGCGCCCTGTACCTGGCCGGGTTTCATGTTGTGGCGCTCTCCTCGCCCACGCACATGAACTTTCTGGTCAGCGTGTCGGAGCACGGCGCGGCAGGATACGTGCCCTTTGACGTGGACGACCTCTACCGGGTCATGTGCTGGATAAAAGATGACCTGGCCGGGGAGGTCGAGGTCACGGACTACCGTGTCACCGGCTACAGCCTCGGGGCGCTGCACGCCGCTTTTCTCGCCCGCAAGGACAGCGAACTCGGTGACTTCCATTTCAGCAAGGCATTGCTGATCAACCCGCCCGTGAGCCTCTATCACTCGGTACGGCGGCTGGATTCCTGGCTTGATCCGGAGACTCTCGGCGGCAAGCAGCCCAGAGAAGAAATCCAGCGGATCATCAATATCTTTTCCAACTACTACAAGTCGCAGGAAATCACCGACCTGGATGACGACTTCCTCTACAACATGGTCACCCGGACGGATCTCGACGGCACGGACCTGCGGGTGCTCATCGGCACGGACTTCCGGGCCTCGTCGTCGTCCATGATCTTCGCCTCCGACGTCTGTCTCCGGGCCGAGTACCTGGTGCCGCCGGGGGCCTACCCGCTCAAGACGGGCACGCCGCTCATGCGTTTTGCCGAGGCCGCCTTCGACATCAGCTTCGAAGACTACATGGACGAGTACCTGCTGCCCTATGTCAGGCACCTGGAGCCGGACGTGGACCGCTATGAATTCATTCAGCGGTGCAGCCTCTACGCCATCCGCAGCTATCTGGCCGAGACCGACAAGATCGAGCTCCTGGGCAACCGTGACGACGTTATCCTCAACGAGAACGACATCCGCTTCATCGAGTCAGTCTTTGGCGGGCGGGCGAGCCTCTATCCCACGGGCGGCCACTGCGGGAACATGATGTACCCCCATTTCGTCAAGCGGATGCTCGCCATGCTCGACGCTCCGGCCGGGCAGGAGGGGACGCCATGACCCGGTTCGTCTCTCTTCTTCGTCTGGTTCTGATCTGTGCGCTGCTCCCGACCCTGTGGGCGTGTGGTGCGGCGCGCACCGACCATGTCATGCCGGAGCCGGTCCCCTCCCTGACGGAAACGGGCTTCAAGGCTCCGGTGAAACGCTACGGCACCGAGGGCGACGATTCGCTTGATTTCCTCAAGGTCTACGACCCGTGGGAGCCGTTGAACCGGAACATCTACGTGTTCAACGCCCTGTTCGACAACTACCTGATGCTCCCGGCTACGCGCACCTACGAGTTCATCCTGCCGCAACCCGTGCGTACCGGGGTCAAAAACGTCATCAGCAACGCCAACGAGGTGCCGACCCTGATCAACTGTCTGTTGCAGGGCAAGCTGACCAAGAGCGCCATCACCACCTCCCGCCTGCTTATCAACACCACCTTCGGCCTGCTGGGCGTGTTCGATCCGGCCTCGGGCGCGGAGAACCTCCAGCGGCAGGATGAGGACGTGGGCCAGACACTCGGCGTCTGGGGCATGGGCGCGGGGCCGTACTTCGTCATGCCGTTCATGGGCCCGTCCAATGTGCGGGACACGCTCGGCTTCGGCGGGGACACCCTGCTGGTGTATCTTCAGATGATGTATGTCTACGACAAGCTGGGGGTGAGCGATTTCCGATCGGTGGCCTACACCGAGCTGGTGGTCCGTCTGCTGAACAAGCGGTCCAACATTAAGTTCACCTACTACGAGACCGGGTCTCCCTTCGAATACGAACTGGTGCGGTTTATCTACACGAAGAAGCGCGAACTGGACATCGAACGGTAAGCGTCCGGCAAGTGGCGGTGGGGCGGCTCAGCGGCCCAGGCCGCGCAGGTCGTCCAGAATGATGGCCGCGGCGCGGTTCGCCGCGCCGAGCTCGCCAACCATGGTCCGCAGGTCGGCCAGTTCCCTTTTGCGCCTGTCGTAAGTGGCGGGATCGTCCAGCCACGCTTGCGCGCACTCGGCAAGGACGTCGCCCCGGGCGCGCTCCTGGATGAACTCCGGATAGACCTCGCGGCCCATGATCAGGTTGGGCAGGGAGATGTAGTCCACGTTGACCAGCAGCTTGGCCACCAGCATGGAGAGGGTCGAGACCTGATAGGCGACCATGACCGGGGTGCCGATGAGCGCGGTTTCCAGGGTCACGGTGCCCGAGGCGGCCATGATCAGCTTGCAGGAGCGAAAGATCTCGTAGCGGTTGTCCGGCTCCACGATCTCCACCGGGATGGACTCGGGCCAGTGGCCCAGGAGACGTTCTTTATCCATGCCCGGCGCGCGCACCAGGGTGTAGCGCAGGTCGGGGTGCGCGGCGCGCAGCAGGCGGGCGGCCTCGGCGAACTGCGGGAGCAGGGTGTCCACTTCCTTTTTGCGGCTGCCGGGCAACAGCCCGATGCGGTTTTCGTCAACTGGCAGGGCGTCCAGTTTATCCAGGGGCAGAACATCCATGAGAGGGTGGCCCACGTAGTCCACGTCCACGCCGAATTTCTCGTAAAAGGGCTTCTCGAATGGCAGGATGCAGATGACGCGGCGCACGTGTTCGCGCAGAAAGTGGACGCGCCCGGAGCGCCAGGCCCAGATCTGCGGGGAAATATAGTAATAGACCGGAATGTCGAGCCGCTTGGCGATCTTGGCGATGCGGAAGTTGAACTCCGGGCAGTCCACCAGGACGATGGCCCGGGGCCGGACCCGTTCCAGTTCTTGTCGGATGCGCCTGAGCAACAGGAGGATTCTGGGCAGGCCGCCGAGGATTTCGGTGATCCCGACCAGGGAGATGAGCCGCATGTCGAAGCGGGCGTCCAGGCCCTGACCGGCCATGGCAGGGCCGCCCATGCCCGTGAAGGCGGCCTCGGGATCGGCGCTCTTGATCGCCTTCATCAATTCCGCTCCGTGCAGGTCGCCGGACGCTTCGCCGACGCTGAACCAGATGGGGCCTGTATTTCCTGTGTGCATGGCTAGTTAGTACAGCATGTCCTTATCCCCGGCAAGAACCCCCGGCAGGGCCCGGCTGCACAAGCTTGCCAACCGGCCTTCTTACGAGTAGAGAGGCCTCACGTGAAGTCACTTATTTACCCAATACGGAAATAAAGGAATTAGAATAATGTTCAAAGTCGGAGTAGTCGGTTTGGGCTGGATGGGCCGTGTCCATCTGCGCAACTATACCGAAATGGCTGATGTGGAAGTGGTCGGCGTCGTGGACGTGGACACCGAGGTGCTCAAGGAAGTCGAGGGGCAGTTCGGCGTCAAGACCTACACCTCCCTGGATGAGCTGCTGGAGAACGACCTGGACGTCATGTCCGTGTGCGTGCCCACCAGCCTGCACCACGAGACCGGGCTCAAGATCATCGAGAAGAAGATCAACCTGATCATTGAAAAGCCCCTGGCCGCCACCGCCGCCGAGGGCCGCGAGCTGGTCCTGAAGGCCGAGGACATGGGCATCAAGCTCATGGTCGGCCACGTGGAGCGGTTCAACCCGGCCGTCGCCCGCGTCAAGGAACTCATCGGCGATGCCGAGGACGTCATCTCCATCCAGATCGAGCGCGTGGGTCCCTATCCGCCGCGCATCCAGGACGTCGGCGTCATCAAGGACCTCGGTTCCCACGATATCGACCTGCTGCGCTATCTGTCCGGTTCGGATTTCAAGTCCGTGTACGCGGTCTGTTCCACCTCCATCGGCAAGCACGAGGACTCCGCGCTGATTACCGCCGAAATGGAGAACGGCGTACTCGCCAACATTTCCACCAACTGGGTGACTCCGTACAAGGGTCGCAACATCAGCGTGGCCTGCGAGTCCAAGTACATCCACGCCAACCTGATCACCCAGGAGGTCAAGGAATACTCGGCCTTCTCCACCTACGACAAGTCCTACTCCGTGCGCGAGTGGCCGCTCATGTTCCGCGAGCCCGTCAAGGAGGAACTGACCCAGTTCCTGAACGCCCTGCGCAACGGCACCGAAGTGCCCATCCCGGGCTCGGACGGTCTGGAAGTGCTCAACATCTTCGAGCGCATCCTCGGCGAGAATAAGTAGCAACCAAGTGGCATCACATAAGAAAGGCCCGTTCGCAGACGCGAGCGGGCCTTTTCCTTTATTCGATATCCGGGGAGATCAGTTGGCCGCGACCTTGGCCTTGCCTGATGCGGGCTGGCCGCTGACCACGATGTAGTCGACCACGTCGCTGATGCCGCCCACTTCGCTGGCGATGGCCACGGCCTCGGTCTTCTGGGCCCAGGTTCCGGCCCGTCCGATGAGGATGGCGTGGGAGCGGACGACCTCCACTCGGAGGTCCGCGTTGTCCAGCCGTCGGGCTTTGCCCAGCCTGCCAGCCAGCTCCTTGAGGAGCAGGTGGTCGCTCTGGGCTTCGCGCGCCGGACCCATGGGGTAGAATTTGCAGTGGACGATTCGGAGTCCTTCCACGGTGGAAGCGACCTTGACCGCCCGGTCCGCCTGGGAACGGCTGGTGAAGCGTCCGACCAGGTAGGCCTCGCCGTTGATGACGTGGCCCGAGACCGTACGCTGTCCGTCCATGGCCAGCCGCTCGCGCAGCCTGCGCTCCATCATCCGGTCCGAGGTGCAGGTCAACTCCCCGCCCTCCACGGAATTGCGCGGCAGGTAGTCGTCCGCCAGGTGCACGGCGTCGTAGCCGGTCATGGCCCCGCCCGCCACCTGGACGGCGGGATACAGGGCGCACCCGGCCAGGGTCAGACCCATGATCAGGATCAGCAGGCCCGGCAGGAGCGTGGTATGGCGGTAACGGTCAGACATAACTAAGACAATACTATAGTCGAGTGTCTAGAATTTGTCTAATCCCTTGTCGGTCCCGTTGTCGAAGTGAAATCAGCCTTTGATTACAACGAGATATATCATTCCGGCAATATCCTGGCGGTCCAGGATTCGCAGGCCTTCGGGGCGGTCCTTCCAGTTTTTCCAGTGTTTCTCGCGGATGGAGAGAACCACTCTCTCTCCGCCATCAACCAGACTCGTCAGCTCGTCCCAGTCGCCGGTCTCTTCGATTTCGTGATCGGCGTAATAGGTGAAGATGCCGGAGTAGATCTTGAAGGCCAGAGGAGTGTACCCCTCGTCTACCAGCGCGCCGATCATCTCGCCTTGGCGCTTGGGTGACATGGCATTGTCCAGGGAGGGGGCGACCATCAATCCGACCGGGTAGAGCCAGACCGTCACGGCCAGTACCGTGGAGAGCAGGGCGATGCGGTTGCCCGCCTTGCGGACCGCGTAGAGCAGGGCCGCGCCGCCCAGCAGGGTGATCGCGGCGATACCCATGCCGCGCATGGGAACCGGGAAAGGCAGCAGGTCGCCGCCCAGCAGCAACCCCGCACCGAGCAGGCCCAGCAGCCCGGCGGCCAGGGTCCAGAAGCGGACCGAGTCGTCCTCGTTCTGGCGGGTCATGGCGTCGCCCGTCAGAATGGCCATGGGCGGGAACATGGGCAGGATGTAGATGAGCACCTTGCCGCTCAGTGAGGAGAGGAAAATCAGGGTCGCGCCGAACATGATCCAGAGAAAGGTGCGCGGTCCGGCCTCACGGCGCGAGGCCCACAGCGCTCCCCAGTTCTCCAGGGAGAACGCCCGCTTCACCGGCGCGGCGAACAGGAACAGGGTCCAGGGCAGCCAGGCCAGGGGCAGGGCAATGAGGTAATAATAGAACGGCTCCATGTGATGGAAGGTGTGGGTGGCGCGTTCCAGGATCTGATGGCCGAGGACCGTGTTCAGCAGAAAGTCCGGGCCTTGTGACAGGATCACCCCGCCCACCCAGGCAGCGAGCATCAGGAGCATGGCAAGCAATCCCTTGCCCATGGGCCGGGTGAGGAACTTTTTCACCTCGCCCTTCCAGATCAGGTAGACCGTCGAAGTCAGCAGCGGGAAGAGGAAACCGAGCGGCCCCTTGACCAGGGTGGCGAGCCCGGCCAGCAGGAAGCCCCACAGGGGCCAGCGGCCCTGGTTCTCCTCGGAGAAGGCCCGGAACAGGCAGGCGTGGCTGAGCACGATGAGCGCGGCGAACATCAGGTCCATGCGCGAGTAGTGGAACAGCCCGGCCAGGAAAAAGGTGGAGAGCAGGATGAGCACGGCGGACAGGCTCACCTGCCTGTCAAAGCCCAGGGTGCGCGCCAATGCGTAGGCCGAGGCCAGCAGGAAGAGCCCGGACAGAGCCGCTCCCAGGAAGAAGACCGTGGGCTGGTCCGCCGGGGTCAGGGTGTCCAGCAACCAGAGGAACCAGAAGTAGACCGGGGGCTTGTCCGGGTAGGCCTGGCCGTTGAGGGCCAGGACGATCCAGTGGCCGTGCTCGGCCAGGTTCCGGTAGGCGTCGGCGTAGCGGACCTCATCCGAGAACCAGAGGGCGCGGTTGTTCAGGGTGAACCAGGTCTGGGCGAGGACGCCGAGGATCATGGTCATCCAGGGGTGGTCTTCGAGAACGTACCATATGCGAAGGGCGGTTTTTTTCATGAACGGCCTTGTTGTCGTTTTCGGGTTGTCATGCCCCGGCCTTGCGCCGGAACAGGGTCGAGTCGGCCAGGATCTGGGTGGCGAATCCGCCGAAGCTTCCCAAAAGCCAGCCGAAGAACACATCGGTGGGATGATGCCATCCCAGATAGATGCGGGTGAATCCCACCAGGCCCACGAAGAGGCCAAGGCCCAATGTGGGGGCGAATGCCGAAAGCCGGAACGCCAGAGGCAGGCTCCAGCCCGTTATCTCGGTGGTGTGTCCGGACGGCAGGGAGTGGTAGTTGCCGCGGGAGGTCAGGGGGTCGAAATACCAGCCCTGGCCCGGCCTGGGGCGACCAATGGTCCGCTTGATGAAGTGGACGCAGAGCAGGGAGACCACCACCTGGACGCCGAGCAGGATGAACACGTAGCGCTTCTTCTCCGCGTCGCCCTTGCGGAAGGCGTTGACGAGCATGACGCCGTAAAAGGCGTAGAAAAGCGGGTTTGACCAGTCCGTGACAAACTTGAGCGCGGCGGAAAGGGTTGGGTGGGCGGCACTATGCTCATGAAAGAACGTGCTGACCCCGGCCTCGGTGTCGAAACCGAGCCAGAGGGCGGCAAGCACGAGCAGCAGAGGGGCGGAAAAGATCGCCCAGTGGAGAAAGCGGGTGCGCATGGGCTCCTCTTAAGCCATACGGCACGGGGGGGCAACCCGGCGAGGGCTATTCCCCGCCGTCGTCCGAATTTTCCGCTGATTCGCCGTTGCGGAAGGGCTCGTGAGTGTAGCGGGCCCAGGTTTCCTCGTCCACGCCCAGTTCCTGAAGGAGCGCGGCCATGGATATGCCTTCCTGTTTCCAGTATTTGTGGGTGTGGTCCGAGCATTCGAAGGGGATGACCAGGGTGCCGTCGTCGTCAACATAGGGTTCGATCTTGTTCATGGAGCGGAATCGGGGCGGGGTAGTGGTGAATAGGGTGGCCGTCGCGGCGGGGTCAGCGTCCGAGCAGGCGGCGCGCTTCGGCGATGGAGCGCGTTCCGAGCGGTCCGGCCGAGCCGAGTGCGATGAGGGTCTCGACGTCTTCGAGGGTGTCCATATCTTCCAGGTTGGGCAGGATGTGGGTCTTCATTCCCTGGCCGGAGATCAGGCTGGCGGTCTGTTCGAAGACCCGCTCCGTGCTCCAGTCGATGTTACGGAACACCTCGGGCACGAATCCCTTTCGATGAAAGCCGATCAGGTAGTAGCCGCCGTCGTCGGCCGGGCCGAGGCAGGCGGTGTCCGGGGTCAGCGCCTCAAGGGCTTCCTCGATGATGGCCGGGCTCAGGCCGGGCACGTCGCTGCCCGCCAGGACCACCCGTTCGTACTTCATGAAGAAGGCCTCGCGGAAGCCGTTTTCCATTCTGCGGCCCAGGTCGGCGCCCTTCTGGCCCACGTAGCGGTGGTACTCGCCGAGCCAGTCGCGCATGGCCTGTCCGGCGGTTTCCGGGGCGAAGCAGACGATGATCTTGGCCTTGCAGCCGGACAGAAGCTCCTCGAACTTCTCCTCCACGAAGGTGGCGTAGAATTCCGCGGCCAGTTCGGGGGAGGAGTTTTCGGCCAGCCGGGTCTTGACCTCGCCGGGTTCCGGGTATTTCACGAAGAAGAGTACGCAGTCGTTCATTGGGCGTCCTTTGCATCCTGGGGACGATAGTGCCGGGCCAGATCGGCGGGGTCAGCGCCCAGGGCATACCGGAGTCTGAGCCACCAGTTGGTCAGGGTCCGCACAAGAACCCCTTCCTTTTCCCATCGTCGTGCCGACGTGACTACCTTACCCGGCAGAATGGCAATGGGCAATCCCTGTCGGCGAATCCGCCGGAAAAATTCCACATCCTCCATGATCGGGATGGCCGCGAATCCGCCCAGGGCGCGGAAGGTCTGGGCGGTGACGAATTGGGCCTGGTCGCCGTAGGGCACCCGCTCCAGCCGGGTGCGGAGGTTGGCAAACAGGGCCACCACCCGCAGGGAGGGGCGGGGGGAGTCGATGGACAGGGAGAAGGCTCCGGCGGCTGCGCCGTCGGCCACGGCCCGGCGTATGGCCGTGAACGCGTCTCCGGGCAGCCGGGTATCGGCGTGCAGGAAGAGCAGGGTGTCTCCCCCGGCCCTGTCCGCGCCCGCGTTGAGCTGGATTCCCCGCCCCGGCGGGCAGGCGACCTTGATCACGTCCGGGTCCCGCACCGCCGCAAGGGTGTCGTGCCCCGGACCGCCGTCCGCCACGACGATCTCCACGGGCTCCTTCGTGGCGGCCCGGCGGACGCGCTGGATCGCGTCGTTGATGATCTCGGCCTCGTTGTACACGGGGATGATCACGGAAAGTGACGGTCTGGTGGTTGTGTTCCGGTCCATGGAGGATTAATAGACCACTTGTCTTACAATTTAAAGAACGGAGAAGCGCATGCGCAAGGGCGTTACGGAAGACCGCGAGGTCGTGGAGGCGATTCTGGAAAAGGCAGAGGTCCTCTGGCTGGCCCTCGTGGACGGGGACGGCCCCTACTCGGTGCCGGTGAGCTTCGCGGAGGAAGGCGGGGTGGTGTTCATCCATTCCGGCAAGCGCGGGCGCAAGGCCGAGGCCCTGAAATCCGGCGGCCCGGTGGCCTTTTCCTGCGCCGTGGACGTTCGCATGCGCGAGGGCGGTGACGACGCCTGCGACCAGGGCTATCATTTTCGCTCGGTCATGGGCCGGGGCGTACCCCGGCTGGCAGAAGGCGAGGAAAAGATGCGCGGCCTGGACCTGATCACGGTCAAGTACCTGGGCAGGCAATTGCCCTACGTGGACAAGGTCCTGCCCATCACCGACGTCTGGGCCATCGACGTGGATACCCTGACCGCCAGAATAAAGGAGTAAATTCATGATTATATGCTATTTCGGCGACTCCCTTACCCTGGGGTACGGCGACCCCTCCGGCCTTGGCTGGCCGGGCCGGGTGTCCGGCAAGCTCGCCTCACTCGGGGTGGACGTGACCAGCTACAACCTGGGCGTGCGCCAGGACGCCACCACGCGCATGGCCAAGCGTTGGAAAGCCGAAGCCGAGCCGCGCAGGATGCCCTCCCGGGAATACAAGCTGGTGTTCAGCTTCGGCGTGGCCGACCAGTCCAACAAAGTGGCCCCGGCCGACTCCCTGGCCGCCGCCGAGGCCATGCTGACCGAGGCCATGGACATGGGCGAGGTGCTGCTGGTGGGACCGCCGCCGGTGAGCAACCCGGAGACGACCCGCCGCATCGGCACGCTTTCCGAGCAGTTTGCCGGGCTCTGCGAGCGGCTCGGCCTGCCTTATGTCCCGGTCATCGACGCCATGCTCGCCCATCCGGTCTACGGCAAGGCACTGGAGGATGGCGACGGCGCCCACCCCTCGGCCCTGGGCTATGCGGTCCTGGCCGAATGCATCCTTGAATCCGAACCCGCCCGCGATTTCTTCGGGCTGGAGTAATACTGCATGAGCGATCTGAAATCCTTTGCGAGCGACAATAACTCCGGTGCGCACCCGGCCATCATGGAGGCCGTGCTGCGCTGCAACGAGGGGCACCTGAAGTCCTACGGCGACGACGAAATCTCCATTCGCACCGATGAGGTGTTCAAGGAGTTCTTCGGCTCCCAGGCGCGCATCCACTACGTGACCACGGGCACGGCGGCCAACGTCCTCGGACTGCGGGCCGTGACCCACACCTATAACTCGGTCATCTGCGCGGAGCAGGCGCACATCAACAACGACGAGTGCGGCGCGCCCGAGGCCTTCGGCGGCATCAAGCTGGTGCCCGTCCCGTCCAAGGACGGTAAGCTGACGCCCGGGGCCATCGCCCCGTACCTGGGGCATGTGGGCTTCGTCCATGCCTCCCAGCCCCGCGTCATCTCCATCACCCAGCCCACGGAGGTGGGCAAGCTCTACACCCTCAAGGAGATCGAGGACATCGTGGAGTTCGCCCATGACCGCGACCTGCTGGTGCACATGGACGGCGCGCGCATCGCCAACGCCTGCGCCGCTCTTGGCTGTTCCTTTTTCGACATGACCACCGCCCTGGATATCGACCTGCTCTCTTTTGGCGGCACCAAGAACGGCTGCCTCATGGGCGAGGCCGTGGTCTTCCTCAACCCGGACATCGGCGAGGGCTTCCCCTACCTGCGCAAGCAGGCCATGCAGCTTGTCTCCAAGATGCGCTTCGTCTCGGCCCAGCTCGAACGCTACCTGGCCGACGACCTCTGGCTGGAGAACGCCCGCCACGCCAACGCCATGGCCAGACGGCTGGCGGACAAGGCCGGGGCCGTGGACGGCGTCGAGATCAAGGGCAGCGTGGACTGCAACGCCCTGTTTGCCCACATCCCGCCCGAGGCCACGGAAATCCTGCTGGAGAAATACTACTTTTACGTATGGGACGAGCACGACAACACCGTGCGCTGGATGACCTCCTGGGCCACCACCGAGGCCATGGTGGACGAGTTCGTGGATGACCTGAAAAAAGCCGTGGAGGCTGTTCGATGACCCCGAAGAAGAAGCGAATTTGTGTTTATCTCGGCTCCAACCCCGGCTTCGACCCGGCCTACGGCGAGGCCGCCGAAGCCCTTGCCCGGGAGCTGGCCAGGCGGGAAATCGGCCTGGTATACGGCGGCTCCAATGTCGGCCTCATGGGCCTTATCGCCAACACCTGCCTGGAGGCGGGCGGTGAGGTTATCGGCGTCATCCCGGAATTGCTGGTGGAGAAGGAAGTGGCGCACACGGGGCTGTCCAAGCTCCACGTGGTCAAGTCCATGCACGAGCGCAAGCAGAAGATGGCCGACCTTTCCGAAGGCTTCATTACCCTGCCCGGCGGCATCGGCACGCTGGAGGAGTTCTTCGAGGCCCTGACGTGGAGCCAGTTGGGCTATCACGCCAAACCCTGCGGTCTGCTCGACGTCAAGGGCTACTACACCGCCCTGGCCGAACACATGGACCGCATGGTCCTGCACGGCTTTCTGATTCAGGAGCACCGCAGCATGGTCCTCACCGACGCCGACCCCGCCAGTCTCCTCGATCAGTTCGAGACGTATGTGGCGCCCAAGGTGAAC encodes the following:
- a CDS encoding threonine aldolase family protein, coding for MSDLKSFASDNNSGAHPAIMEAVLRCNEGHLKSYGDDEISIRTDEVFKEFFGSQARIHYVTTGTAANVLGLRAVTHTYNSVICAEQAHINNDECGAPEAFGGIKLVPVPSKDGKLTPGAIAPYLGHVGFVHASQPRVISITQPTEVGKLYTLKEIEDIVEFAHDRDLLVHMDGARIANACAALGCSFFDMTTALDIDLLSFGGTKNGCLMGEAVVFLNPDIGEGFPYLRKQAMQLVSKMRFVSAQLERYLADDLWLENARHANAMARRLADKAGAVDGVEIKGSVDCNALFAHIPPEATEILLEKYYFYVWDEHDNTVRWMTSWATTEAMVDEFVDDLKKAVEAVR
- a CDS encoding TIGR00730 family Rossman fold protein, whose translation is MTPKKKRICVYLGSNPGFDPAYGEAAEALARELARREIGLVYGGSNVGLMGLIANTCLEAGGEVIGVIPELLVEKEVAHTGLSKLHVVKSMHERKQKMADLSEGFITLPGGIGTLEEFFEALTWSQLGYHAKPCGLLDVKGYYTALAEHMDRMVLHGFLIQEHRSMVLTDADPASLLDQFETYVAPKVNKWIEKKKGL